The following proteins are co-located in the Deinococcus metallilatus genome:
- a CDS encoding phosphotransferase, with amino-acid sequence MAPNLQTTLHAVITHPDGGRVAAVAGALPVAVVTENTFVGRGLTDAFPALTAWLAPLRRLHFARLPDAPGGTLVREAAWHLDALNPIQGVDWVTPGRLPGPQRAWAEAALAPVPDLRPAFARVGWAAGVLAWLDEEVREQGLQRAGRPEPLKHWGISALWRVPLADGGPLYLKAVPPFFAREVSVTGLLSRELPGAAPPVLASDRERGLLLLAHAGTVPGEGEDGRSLAVHLARVQRASAALLPDLRALGVPEHGPLWVASLLPDLLREDRLMVGEADGLTREEADRLLALEPPLRAACARLAASGLPPVAGHGDLHRLNTVQGAAGRWTLLDWSDASLTHPFLDADPLYLAPDGAPPATLEAVESAYLTTWTDLLPLPRLRALMRDARLVGEAYRALGYTHGLQLHVEDPLEWRGAHLWHLRRLLTHAADPALPLS; translated from the coding sequence GTGGCCCCGAACCTTCAGACGACGCTCCACGCGGTCATCACGCACCCGGACGGCGGGCGGGTCGCGGCGGTCGCGGGCGCGCTCCCCGTCGCCGTGGTCACGGAAAACACGTTCGTGGGCCGTGGCCTCACGGACGCCTTTCCGGCCCTGACCGCGTGGCTGGCCCCCCTGCGCCGCCTGCACTTCGCGCGCCTGCCCGACGCACCGGGCGGGACCCTGGTCCGTGAGGCGGCGTGGCACCTGGACGCGCTGAACCCCATCCAGGGCGTGGACTGGGTGACCCCCGGGAGGCTGCCGGGTCCCCAGCGGGCCTGGGCCGAGGCGGCCCTCGCCCCCGTCCCGGACCTCCGGCCTGCCTTCGCCCGGGTGGGCTGGGCGGCGGGGGTGCTGGCCTGGCTGGACGAGGAAGTGCGCGAACAGGGCCTCCAGCGGGCGGGCAGGCCCGAACCCCTCAAGCACTGGGGCATCAGTGCGCTGTGGCGGGTGCCGCTGGCGGACGGCGGCCCCCTCTACCTGAAGGCCGTGCCGCCCTTCTTCGCGCGGGAAGTGAGCGTGACCGGCCTGCTGTCGCGTGAACTGCCCGGCGCGGCGCCCCCCGTCCTGGCCTCTGACCGGGAGCGGGGCCTGCTGCTGCTCGCCCACGCGGGAACAGTTCCGGGCGAGGGTGAGGACGGCCGCAGCCTCGCCGTCCACCTGGCGCGGGTCCAGCGGGCGAGCGCGGCGCTCCTCCCCGATCTGCGCGCCCTGGGGGTGCCCGAACACGGGCCGCTGTGGGTGGCCTCCCTCCTCCCCGACCTGCTGCGGGAAGACCGGCTGATGGTGGGCGAGGCGGACGGGCTGACCCGCGAGGAGGCCGACAGGCTGCTCGCCCTGGAACCGCCCTTACGGGCCGCCTGTGCCCGGCTCGCCGCCTCCGGACTGCCGCCGGTGGCGGGGCACGGCGACCTGCACCGCCTGAATACCGTGCAAGGCGCGGCGGGGCGCTGGACCCTGCTGGACTGGTCGGACGCGAGCCTCACCCACCCCTTTCTGGACGCCGACCCCCTCTACCTCGCGCCGGACGGTGCCCCACCGGCAACGCTGGAGGCCGTGGAGAGCGCCTACCTGACGACCTGGACGGACCTCCTTCCGCTTCCCAGGCTGCGCGCGCTGATGCGGGACGCGCGGCTGGTGGGTGAGGCATACCGGGCGCTGGGCTACACGCACGGCCTCCAGCTTCACGTGGAGGACCCCCTGGAATGGCGCGGCGCTCACCTGTGGCACCTGCGCCGTCTGCTTACCCACGCCGCCGACCCCGCCTTGCCGCTATCCTGA
- a CDS encoding LLM class flavin-dependent oxidoreductase: MSPPLLLSVLDLVPVPSGSDAPAALRETLALAREAERLGFTRYWVAEHHNMRSLAASVPAVVLATLSQVTSRLRLGAGGVMLPNHAPLAVAETYRLLSALAPGRVDLGLGRAPGTDPRTALALRGAAGGMEEPFERQLADLIAYGTGAFPEGHPFAGVTAAPADTAGQPPLFPPLWLLSSSGYGARVAALLGTGLAFAQHINPSVADAAAAIRAYRAAFRPSETFPEARSIVATSVVCAPTAQEADDLAASLDLMFLRLVRGELAPFPSVAEARAYPYTPHERAQVAAYRERVIVGDPAEVRARLLALADRTGADELMLTTLLHDPAARRRSYALVAEALGLVAESRPAVQGV, encoded by the coding sequence ATGTCCCCTCCCCTGCTCCTGTCCGTGCTGGACCTCGTGCCCGTTCCCAGCGGGTCGGATGCGCCCGCCGCGCTGCGGGAGACGCTGGCCCTCGCGCGGGAGGCCGAGCGCCTGGGCTTCACGCGCTACTGGGTGGCCGAGCACCACAACATGCGCTCACTGGCCGCGAGTGTGCCCGCCGTGGTCCTGGCGACCCTGTCGCAGGTCACCTCCCGGCTGCGGCTCGGCGCGGGCGGCGTGATGCTGCCGAACCACGCGCCGCTGGCGGTCGCGGAGACGTACCGGCTGCTGTCGGCCCTCGCGCCGGGGCGGGTGGACCTGGGGCTGGGCCGCGCGCCGGGCACCGATCCCCGCACCGCCCTTGCCCTGCGGGGCGCCGCAGGCGGGATGGAAGAACCCTTCGAGCGGCAACTGGCGGACCTGATCGCCTACGGGACCGGGGCCTTTCCGGAGGGCCACCCCTTCGCGGGCGTCACGGCGGCTCCGGCGGATACCGCCGGTCAGCCCCCGCTCTTTCCACCGCTGTGGCTGCTGAGCAGCAGCGGGTACGGCGCGCGGGTCGCGGCGCTGCTGGGGACCGGGCTGGCCTTCGCGCAGCACATCAACCCCAGCGTGGCGGACGCGGCGGCAGCCATCCGGGCCTACCGCGCGGCCTTCCGGCCCTCGGAGACGTTTCCGGAAGCGCGCAGCATCGTCGCGACGAGCGTGGTCTGCGCCCCGACGGCCCAGGAGGCGGACGACCTCGCCGCGTCCCTCGACCTGATGTTCCTGCGGCTGGTGCGGGGCGAACTCGCGCCCTTCCCCAGTGTGGCGGAGGCCCGCGCCTACCCCTACACTCCGCATGAGCGGGCGCAGGTGGCCGCCTACCGGGAGCGCGTGATCGTGGGCGACCCGGCGGAGGTGCGGGCGCGGCTGCTGGCCCTGGCCGACCGAACCGGCGCAGACGAGCTGATGCTCACCACGCTGCTGCACGACCCGGCGGCGCGTCGGCGGTCCTACGCATTGGTGGCGGAGGCCCTGGGTCTCGTGGCGGAATCCCGGCCTGCCGTGCAGGGCGTGTAA
- a CDS encoding VIT family protein — translation MSSPTPQPTSAARHDHVFVLQKVQPALLGLMDGSVSTLAPIFATAGLTGKPIDAFFVGLAASLGAGISMGLAEALSDDGKVSGRGTPITRGLITGLATIVGGMLHTLPFLLPDLRTALTLAYLVVIIELLAIAGIRWKYMRSPLGQTIFQVIVGGAVVFAVGVWLGRLGAAG, via the coding sequence ATGTCCTCTCCCACCCCCCAGCCCACCTCTGCCGCACGGCATGACCACGTCTTCGTTCTCCAGAAGGTGCAGCCCGCGCTGCTGGGGCTGATGGACGGCAGCGTGAGTACCCTCGCGCCGATCTTCGCCACGGCGGGACTGACCGGTAAACCCATCGACGCCTTCTTTGTCGGTCTGGCCGCCAGCCTGGGCGCGGGCATCAGCATGGGGCTGGCGGAAGCCCTCTCCGACGACGGCAAGGTGAGCGGGCGCGGCACCCCGATCACGCGCGGGCTGATCACCGGCCTCGCCACGATTGTCGGCGGGATGCTGCACACCCTGCCCTTCCTGCTGCCCGACCTGCGGACGGCCCTCACGCTGGCCTACCTCGTCGTGATCATCGAACTGCTCGCCATCGCCGGGATTCGCTGGAAGTACATGAGGAGCCCGCTGGGGCAGACCATCTTTCAGGTCATCGTGGGCGGCGCGGTCGTCTTCGCGGTCGGGGTGTGGCTGGGCCGCCTCGGCGCGGCGGGGTGA
- a CDS encoding metallophosphoesterase, producing the protein MRVFAIADLHLAYTTPKPMTVFGPQWAGHPELIFEHWREEVRPGDLVLLPGDLSWAMRLPDAMTDLAPVAALPGTKVLLRGNHDYWWTGAGKLRAALPPGMLALQNDAVRVENVVVCGTRGWLTPGYEPLGAEDERLLNREAERLRLSVQAAASLRQPGDHLILMLHYPPASPPYPPNALTPVIESARPDLIVYGHLHGANPERVLRQVNGIPAFLVAADALKFRPKLLLDTGRVERSNH; encoded by the coding sequence ATGCGCGTGTTTGCCATCGCCGACCTGCACCTCGCTTACACGACGCCCAAGCCGATGACGGTCTTCGGGCCGCAGTGGGCCGGGCACCCCGAGCTGATTTTCGAGCACTGGCGCGAGGAGGTGCGCCCCGGCGACCTGGTCCTGCTGCCCGGCGACCTCTCCTGGGCGATGCGGCTGCCCGACGCGATGACCGACCTCGCCCCCGTCGCGGCGCTGCCGGGCACCAAGGTGCTGCTGCGCGGCAACCACGACTACTGGTGGACGGGCGCCGGGAAGCTGCGCGCGGCCCTCCCGCCCGGCATGCTCGCCCTCCAGAACGACGCGGTGCGGGTGGAAAACGTGGTGGTGTGCGGCACGCGCGGCTGGCTGACCCCCGGCTACGAACCGCTGGGCGCCGAAGACGAGCGCCTGCTGAACCGCGAGGCCGAACGCCTGCGCCTGAGCGTCCAGGCGGCCGCCAGCCTCCGCCAGCCCGGCGACCACCTGATCCTGATGCTGCATTACCCACCCGCCAGCCCCCCCTATCCCCCCAACGCGCTGACCCCCGTGATCGAGTCGGCGCGGCCCGACCTGATCGTCTACGGGCACCTGCACGGCGCGAACCCCGAGCGGGTGTTGCGGCAGGTAAACGGTATTCCCGCCTTTCTCGTCGCGGCCGACGCATTGAAGTTCCGGCCCAAACTGCTGCTGGACACCGGGAGGGTCGAACGGTCTAACCACTGA
- a CDS encoding RecX family transcriptional regulator → MTGDRPPTPEDRQKARDDLLAYAFRALSGRALTEAELRTRLRRRTDDEALAEEVLARVQELGYQSDDAVARAEGGRRGVGGFRVRQTLKRRGVTEGLIEETLAARDPEEEQADAAALLSRRWPSFARKRDPRASAYAFLARRGFPGAVIWAAIREVASAEGDPLLDEAALDDDSGLE, encoded by the coding sequence GTGACGGGGGACAGGCCACCAACGCCCGAGGACCGGCAAAAGGCCCGCGACGACCTGCTCGCCTACGCCTTCCGCGCCCTCTCGGGCCGGGCGCTGACGGAGGCCGAACTGCGGACGCGGCTGCGGCGCCGCACCGACGACGAGGCGCTGGCGGAAGAGGTGCTGGCCCGCGTGCAGGAGTTGGGCTACCAGAGCGACGATGCGGTGGCCCGCGCCGAGGGCGGCCGCCGGGGCGTGGGCGGCTTCCGCGTGCGGCAGACCCTCAAGCGCCGGGGCGTGACGGAGGGGCTGATCGAAGAAACCCTGGCCGCCCGCGACCCCGAGGAGGAGCAGGCGGACGCGGCGGCCCTGCTCTCGCGCCGCTGGCCCAGCTTCGCCCGCAAACGCGACCCCCGCGCGAGTGCCTATGCCTTCCTGGCCCGGCGCGGCTTTCCGGGAGCGGTGATCTGGGCGGCCATCCGCGAGGTCGCCAGCGCCGAGGGGGACCCTCTCCTCGACGAGGCCGCGCTGGACGATGACAGCGGCCTGGAGTGA
- the rpsT gene encoding 30S ribosomal protein S20, which translates to MALRHKSAQKRHRQSLKRRLINRSRKSTIKTFSKKAVVAAQTGTEDALELHRKAESLIDKAAKGSTLHKNTAARKKSRLAKALNKARAAQAEQQA; encoded by the coding sequence ATGGCCCTTCGTCACAAGTCTGCCCAGAAGCGTCACCGCCAGAGCCTCAAGCGCCGCCTGATCAACCGCAGCCGCAAGAGCACCATCAAGACCTTCAGCAAGAAGGCCGTCGTCGCCGCCCAGACCGGTACCGAGGACGCCCTGGAACTGCACCGCAAGGCCGAGAGCCTGATCGACAAGGCCGCCAAGGGCAGCACCCTGCACAAGAACACCGCCGCCCGCAAGAAGAGCCGTCTGGCCAAGGCGCTGAACAAGGCCCGCGCCGCGCAGGCCGAGCAGCAGGCGTAA
- a CDS encoding PLP-dependent aminotransferase family protein → MKAPLEGLRPALPGEALHARAARTLREAILAGLLPEGTRLPGHRALAARLGVSRNTLVDALAQLEAEGYVRASARSGTRVAMPGPVHAAPTDPPLPLSAWATRALAGRVPDAGGGYAVDFRPGQPVPDLYPAGAWAEALARQARQATSSLPELEAELGPLETRRALAAYLNAERGARVTPDMVMLTGGTQASLDALARVFLEEGRVAATEDPTYPGARAALGATGATLCPVPVDAGGLNPAALPEQATLLYLTPGAQYPTTVALPAARQGEVVAWARRAGAFILEDDYAADLHHGARPPAALQGLAPERVILLGTFSKSLAPVTRSGYLVAPESVIRVLAGTRPLTDRAPATLDALALADVLASGAYARHLRRARQAIRHRHEVLLSALAAGLPEWQVTPARAGLHVHVTLPAGLSEEEAVAVAARAGVALTPAAPLARLPRPPAVLLAFAHLSPERLREGVARLSRAFARTLT, encoded by the coding sequence GTGAAGGCACCGCTGGAAGGCCTGCGCCCCGCGCTCCCGGGCGAGGCCCTGCACGCGCGGGCCGCGCGGACGCTGCGGGAGGCCATCCTGGCAGGCCTCCTCCCCGAAGGCACCCGCCTGCCCGGCCACCGGGCGCTCGCGGCGCGGCTGGGCGTGTCGCGCAACACGCTGGTGGACGCGCTGGCGCAACTGGAGGCGGAAGGGTACGTGCGGGCCAGCGCGCGCAGCGGCACCCGGGTGGCGATGCCCGGTCCGGTACACGCCGCGCCCACCGACCCGCCCCTCCCGCTGAGCGCCTGGGCCACGCGGGCACTGGCGGGGCGCGTGCCGGACGCGGGCGGGGGCTACGCCGTGGACTTCCGGCCCGGCCAGCCCGTGCCCGACCTGTACCCGGCGGGCGCGTGGGCTGAGGCCCTGGCGCGGCAGGCCCGGCAGGCCACCTCGTCCCTCCCCGAATTGGAGGCCGAACTGGGGCCGCTCGAAACCCGCCGCGCCCTCGCCGCCTACCTGAATGCCGAACGGGGCGCGCGGGTCACGCCCGACATGGTGATGCTGACGGGAGGCACGCAGGCGTCGCTGGACGCGCTGGCCCGCGTGTTCCTGGAAGAGGGCCGGGTGGCGGCGACCGAGGACCCCACCTATCCGGGCGCGCGGGCGGCGCTGGGAGCGACCGGGGCCACCCTCTGCCCGGTCCCGGTGGACGCCGGGGGGCTGAACCCGGCCGCCCTCCCCGAGCAGGCCACCCTGCTATATCTGACCCCGGGCGCGCAGTATCCGACGACGGTGGCGCTGCCCGCCGCGCGACAGGGGGAGGTGGTGGCGTGGGCACGGCGGGCGGGCGCCTTTATTCTGGAGGACGACTACGCTGCCGACCTGCATCACGGCGCGAGGCCCCCGGCGGCCTTGCAGGGCCTCGCGCCCGAGCGGGTGATCCTGCTGGGCACCTTCAGCAAAAGCCTCGCGCCGGTCACGCGCAGCGGGTATCTGGTCGCACCCGAATCCGTGATCCGCGTGCTGGCGGGAACCCGTCCCCTGACCGACCGCGCGCCCGCCACGCTCGACGCGCTGGCCCTGGCCGACGTGCTGGCCTCCGGGGCCTACGCCCGGCACCTGCGCCGCGCCCGCCAGGCCATCCGCCACCGGCACGAGGTCCTGCTGTCCGCTCTGGCCGCCGGGCTGCCCGAGTGGCAGGTCACGCCCGCCCGCGCGGGCCTGCATGTCCACGTCACCCTGCCTGCCGGGCTGTCCGAGGAAGAGGCGGTGGCCGTCGCCGCGCGGGCCGGAGTGGCCCTCACGCCCGCCGCGCCACTCGCACGGCTGCCGCGTCCGCCCGCCGTACTGCTCGCGTTCGCGCACCTCTCCCCCGAGCGCCTGCGGGAAGGGGTCGCGCGGCTGAGCCGGGCTTTCGCCCGCACCCTTACGTGA
- a CDS encoding GTP pyrophosphokinase produces the protein MDNEALVQAYREALPDYERLRDAVVAHVTDLLKAAGLNIHHVTGRVKRPASLADKLRRKPGRYHTLDDVTDLVGVRVITYFANDVNVVARLMEEHHIVDWDNSIDKSKMHDPDRFGYLGVHYVLRAEPDLVPQLAGTRYEVQIRSILQHAWAEIEHDLGYKNPEAVPSEVRRRFYRLAGLLEMADEEFMALHSLGHDYAATLPARIAEDPESVFIDAHSMTYLLGAAPIRDLDGQLAAALHVPLLVNWPDRERPQRLASLLHYVGVHSVGLLLKELGRHAAEVERFGAALMPHLRQVWKPSGGLRPGISVVQYVLLRACANPSLDPDEVVHLLDLSGPGSAEDLVRTVREVYGREVGDRAAG, from the coding sequence ATGGACAACGAGGCGCTGGTGCAGGCGTACCGGGAGGCGCTCCCGGACTACGAGCGGCTGCGTGACGCGGTGGTGGCCCATGTCACCGATCTCCTCAAGGCGGCGGGCCTGAACATTCACCACGTCACCGGCCGCGTGAAACGGCCCGCCAGCCTGGCGGACAAGCTGCGGCGCAAGCCCGGCCGGTATCACACGCTGGACGACGTGACGGACCTCGTCGGCGTGCGCGTCATCACCTACTTCGCGAATGACGTGAATGTCGTCGCGCGCCTGATGGAAGAGCATCACATCGTGGACTGGGACAACAGCATCGACAAGTCCAAGATGCACGACCCCGACCGCTTCGGCTACCTGGGCGTCCACTATGTCCTGCGCGCCGAACCGGACCTCGTCCCCCAGCTCGCCGGGACCCGCTACGAGGTGCAGATCCGCAGCATTCTCCAGCACGCCTGGGCCGAGATCGAACACGACCTGGGCTACAAGAATCCCGAGGCCGTCCCCAGCGAGGTCCGCCGCCGGTTCTACCGCCTCGCGGGCCTGCTGGAGATGGCCGACGAGGAATTTATGGCCCTGCACAGCCTCGGCCACGACTACGCCGCCACCCTGCCTGCCCGCATCGCGGAGGACCCCGAAAGCGTCTTCATCGACGCCCACAGCATGACGTACCTGCTCGGCGCGGCGCCGATCCGTGATCTGGACGGGCAACTGGCCGCCGCGCTGCACGTCCCGCTGCTGGTGAACTGGCCCGACCGCGAACGCCCCCAGCGGCTTGCCAGCCTGCTGCACTATGTCGGCGTGCATTCCGTCGGCCTGCTCCTGAAGGAACTGGGGCGGCACGCGGCCGAGGTGGAGCGTTTCGGCGCGGCCCTGATGCCCCACCTGCGTCAGGTGTGGAAGCCCAGCGGCGGCCTGCGCCCCGGCATCAGCGTCGTGCAGTACGTGCTGCTGCGGGCGTGTGCCAACCCCAGCCTCGACCCGGACGAGGTGGTCCATCTGCTCGACCTGAGCGGTCCGGGGTCCGCCGAGGACCTGGTGCGGACAGTGCGGGAGGTGTACGGGCGGGAGGTGGGGGACCGCGCGGCGGGGTGA
- the pgi gene encoding glucose-6-phosphate isomerase, which yields MSDPSSPARPSLTQLPAWQALKAHFGTMRDTHLRDLFAADPHRGERLSAEGAGLYLDYSKNRVTDETLRLLLQLARETGVEARRDAMFAGERINVTENRAVLHTALRAPRGATVTVDGENVVPEVQEVLDRMGAFADRVRGGTWLGATGKPIRNIVNIGIGGSDLGPMMAYEALKYYSDRRLTLRFVSNVDGTDLVEKTRDLDPEETLFIVSSKTFTTQETMANAKSARAWLLAGLGDVPDENAAVARHFVAVSTNAAEVEKFGIDTANMFGFWDWVGGRYSMDSAIGLSLMIAIGPEGFRDMLAGFHEMDEHFRTAPLEQNLPVLMGVLGVWYRDFFGAQTYGVLPYDQYLAYFPAYLQQLDMESNGKHVTLEGQTVDYDTGPVVWGQPGTNGQHAFYQLIHQGTTLIPCDFLGFCQTLNPLPTPGGPPHHDLLMANAFAQTEALAFGKSLEQVRDEGASAKLAPHRVFEGNRPTNTLLADRLTPRTLGTLIALYEHKVFVQGAIWNINSFDQWGVELGKVLAAKIVPELEAPGEPDLKHDSSTNTLIRRYRARRG from the coding sequence ATGAGTGACCCTTCCTCCCCGGCGCGGCCCTCCCTGACGCAGCTTCCCGCCTGGCAGGCCCTGAAGGCGCACTTCGGGACGATGCGGGACACCCACCTGCGCGACCTCTTCGCCGCTGATCCCCACCGGGGCGAACGCCTGAGCGCCGAGGGTGCGGGCCTGTACCTCGACTACAGCAAGAATCGCGTCACCGACGAGACGCTGCGCTTGCTGCTGCAACTCGCGCGGGAGACGGGGGTGGAGGCGCGGCGGGACGCGATGTTCGCGGGCGAGCGTATCAACGTGACCGAGAACCGCGCGGTGCTGCACACGGCCCTGCGTGCCCCACGCGGCGCGACTGTCACCGTGGACGGCGAGAACGTGGTCCCGGAGGTGCAGGAGGTGCTGGACCGCATGGGCGCCTTCGCGGACCGGGTGCGCGGCGGGACGTGGCTGGGCGCGACCGGTAAGCCCATCCGCAACATCGTGAACATCGGCATCGGCGGGTCGGACCTGGGGCCGATGATGGCGTACGAGGCGCTGAAGTATTACAGCGACCGCCGCCTCACGCTGCGTTTCGTGTCCAACGTGGACGGCACCGATCTGGTGGAGAAGACCCGCGACCTCGACCCGGAGGAAACCCTCTTCATCGTGTCCAGCAAGACCTTCACCACCCAGGAGACGATGGCGAACGCGAAGAGTGCGCGGGCGTGGCTGCTGGCCGGGCTGGGAGACGTGCCGGACGAGAACGCCGCCGTCGCCCGCCACTTTGTTGCCGTTAGCACGAACGCGGCCGAGGTCGAGAAATTCGGCATCGACACCGCGAACATGTTCGGCTTCTGGGACTGGGTGGGGGGCCGTTACAGCATGGACAGCGCCATCGGCCTCTCGCTGATGATCGCTATTGGCCCCGAGGGTTTCCGCGATATGCTGGCGGGCTTTCACGAGATGGACGAGCATTTCCGCACGGCGCCGCTCGAACAGAACCTCCCCGTGCTGATGGGCGTGCTGGGCGTGTGGTACCGCGATTTTTTCGGCGCGCAGACCTACGGGGTGTTGCCCTATGACCAGTACCTCGCCTATTTCCCGGCCTACCTCCAGCAGCTCGACATGGAGAGCAACGGCAAGCACGTCACGCTGGAGGGGCAGACGGTGGACTACGACACCGGCCCGGTCGTGTGGGGCCAGCCGGGCACCAACGGGCAGCACGCCTTCTACCAGTTGATCCACCAGGGCACCACGCTGATTCCCTGCGATTTCCTGGGCTTCTGCCAGACCCTCAACCCCCTGCCCACCCCGGGCGGGCCGCCGCACCACGACCTGCTGATGGCGAACGCCTTCGCGCAGACCGAAGCCCTGGCCTTCGGCAAATCGCTGGAGCAGGTCCGGGACGAGGGGGCCAGCGCCAAACTGGCCCCGCACCGCGTCTTCGAGGGGAACCGGCCCACGAATACGCTGCTGGCCGACCGGCTCACGCCGCGCACGCTGGGAACGCTGATTGCCCTCTACGAACACAAGGTCTTCGTGCAGGGCGCGATCTGGAACATCAATTCCTTCGACCAGTGGGGGGTCGAACTCGGCAAGGTGCTGGCCGCAAAGATCGTGCCGGAGCTGGAGGCGCCGGGCGAGCCGGACCTGAAGCACGATTCGAGCACGAACACGCTGATCCGGCGGTACCGGGCGCGGCGGGGATGA